In Lewinella sp. 4G2, the sequence TCCCGTGTCGTCATGCAAAAATTGACTGCCTTTCACCGGGCGGGCGCCACCATCGTCATGGTCACCCACTCACCCGAGGATGCCGCCTACGCAAGCCGGACGGTCAAGCTATTTGATGGCATGGAACTGATAGCTGAGAAACAGCGCTGAGCAGCAACTGCCCAATCTCCTTATCAATCCTGACTACACCCTTTTAAAACACATACCATGGCCAATAAACAACTCGTCGCCGCCTCCACTAAACCACTCGTCCTCTCCATCCTCTCCCACGGGCGCAACTACGGCTACCGCATCATTAAAGAAATCGAGCGTCTCTCCGATGGCGAACTGCAGTGGACGGATGCCATGCTCTACCCAGTTATGAAACGAATGCAAAACGACGGCCTCATCACCGCCCAGTGGGTGGAGACCGAGAACGGCCGCAAACGCAAGTACTACGAGATCACGGAGGCCGGCAAGGAATGGCTTCAACAAGAGCGGTCCGCCTGGTTAAAAGTCAACCGTGCCCTCGCCCGCCTTTGGGCCGGTGGCCAGGATCTCGAACTAACCGTCGGATAAATCAATTTTCATGGACTTTAATTTAGAGCAGGCCCTACGGGAGTGGCGCCGCCAGATCGTGGCAACCCAAGCTCCGGAAGTGGAAGATTTAATGGAGCTTGAGTCGGGCCTATTGGACCGTTACGACGAAAACCTCATCAACGGTTTAACCCCCGCAGATGCTTTCGCTGCGGCCGCCGGTCGCGTCAGTCAATTTGATGCGGAGGCTACACCGCAACTGGTGCACGGCGGACCTAATTGGTCCTTATTCGGCAATTTCTTCAAGGTAGCCAGCCGTAACCTCCGTCGACGCTGGTGGTACAACCTGACGAACTATTTTGTCCTCACGGTCGGGATCATTACCGCTGTAGTTGCGGTACTTTATCTGAATTACGAGACCAGCTACGACACCCACCTGCCGGAGGGTGACCGCAAGTATCGAGTGGGAATGAATCTCCGGGCGCAAGGCTACAGCATGATCGGCTTTGCCAGCTATAACGGAACGGATGCCGCCGGGCAGCTACGGCAAGTAGATGGGCTCAGAAATATCGCTGGCGTGGATGCCGTTGCGCAATTCATAACATTTCCCGACGCACAGTTGGCTACGCTAGCAGACCGGAAGCTACCCCTCGAAAACCTACTTCAAACCAATACTCCAGCCGACTTTCTCACCTACTTCAACGTGCCCGTCATCGCCGGAGCGGTTGGTGAATTTACCAATCATATCAACACTGTGCTATTAACGGAATCCACCGCTAAGCGCTACTACGGCTCATCTTATGCCACTACGGATTTTACGAAAGAGGTGTTGCGCATCGATACCATCAATTACGCTGTGGCGGGCATCATAGCCGATCCAGCACCACGGCTACATTTTTCATACTCCGCCATCATCCACCAGCCAAAATTGGACTACTGGGGTGGACGGCCCTACGTAGAACTGGCTCCAGGTACTGACGCCAAGGAAGTCCGCAAGCGCATCGATGCAAACTTTGCCAGCATCAATACCCGTCTGGCGGAAGATGAATTGTTTGGCGGGGTCATCCTGCAGCCCATCACCTCCATCCACCTTGGTTCCGATCTTCTCTACGAGCTCAAGCCACCGGGTGACGTGCGCTACCTCTATATCATCGGCATTATTGCGGTGATCATTCTCCTCCTCACCGTCAGCAACTACACTAATCTGTCGATCATCATGAACGCCGGGCGGGCGCGGGAGATTGGAATGCGCAAAGTATTCGGTGCTTCCGGCGGCCAGGTAGCAGGGCAATTTCTACTGGAAGCTACCCTCCTCAGCACCCTCACGCTACCGGTAGTGCTGCTCGGTTTGTGGTACCTGATCCCACGTTTCAATCTGCTGATGGGTGTAGAACTCTCGCGGGATTTTGTTAGCTCCCCCGCGCTTATCATCACATTGCTGGGCCTTACCCTTACTATTGGTCTGTTAGCCGGCGCTTACCCGGCGTTCAATTTGGCGCGGACGCAGGTGCAAGGGTTGTTTGGACGTGGAAGCGCGGGTGAAGCCCGGGGCCGCCTAACGAGCCGGAAGGTGATCGTTACCCTTCAATTCGCCCTCCTGATCGGATTAGGTAGTTTGACGCTCTTCGTCAACCGCCAGCTCACCTACATTCAGGACAAGGATTTAGGGTACCGAAAAGAAAATGTGATGTACGTGAGCCTCAACGCGGATAGCAGCCGCTTCGCCACCTTCCGCAACGAAGTGCTCCGTATCCCCGGCGTCACCGAAGTTGGTAGCGGCACGCCGATGGGCCTGGAGCCCTTCAATCAGACCACCTACAAACTCAGCGGCACCGACCAGGTGTACGATGACGCGCACAACGTATACATGGATTATCGGGGCTTAGGCCAGATGAACATCCGGACCTCTATCCCAGAATATATTTCCGATCCGGACCAGGCCCCAAACCGCCTGGTCCTCATTAATCGGACGATGGCCGACCGGCTCAAAAATCGTTTCGGCCTCACCGATGCAGAACTCGTGGGCCAAACCATCATTCAGGAACCCGAATACATTAACGAAGAAACGGGTGAAGTAGGCTTCCCCTACGTCGTCGGTGGCACCTTTGAGGACCTCCACCTTTTCAGTCTCCGCGAATCAATCGACCCAATGTTTCTATCGGTATATCGCGAGCCCCGCTACGTCTACACGGCCTTCATTGGCTATGAGGGGTCTGCCAGAGAAGCAGTAGCATCCGCCGTGAAAGATAGGTATGATGAACTTGGTCTGAACCGGTATTTCACCGCTTCCTTCCTGGAAGATGACCTCATGAAACTTTACCAGGATGAACGCCGTATTTCCACCCTTTGCAATTACTTCAGCCTGCTCGCCATCATCATGGCCATTATCGGCCTGGTAGCGATGACGGCCTACCTCACCACGCTCCGGCAGAAGGAAATTGGCGTCAGAAAAATACTGGGCGCCAGCAACTGGCACATCCTCGGAAAATTCAACTTAGAATACCTTCCCCTCCTACTAGTCGCCCTCGTCCTCGCCGTTCCCCTGACGTGGTGGGGCGTCACCCGCTGGCTAGAAGGCTTCGCCTACCGGATTTCGGTGAATCCTGCAATTTTCATCGCCGCTGCTATCCTGGTAGCTTTGGTAAGTGCCCTGGCCATCAGCCTCGTAGCTTACCGGGCCGCCGTAGCCGTCCCCGCCCGCGTACTCAGCCACGGCGAATAAATCTAAAACTCGTCTCTTCTTATCTCAAAAGATGCCTCCGGCGGTTGCCAGGGAGAAAGAAGAGCAGGTAGAGGAACCGAGTACCCATCCCCAACCCCGGAGGGGTTCACCTAGTAGCCCGGGGTTAACGGCCCAGCCGTTTCGCCTCGGGATGGATGACCATGTCTCCCGGAGGGAGACGCCAGTTAGCCTAGGGTCAAGGAGGCCGTAGGCCGAACGACCCTAGGTTTTCGTTAATCCCACCTAACCCCGAAGGGGTTCACCTTGTAGCCCGGGGTTAACGGCGCAGCCGTCTCGCCTCGGGATGGATGACCAAGTCTCCCGGAGGGAGACGCCAGTTAGCCTAGGGTCAAGAAGGCCGCAGGCCGAACGACCCTAGGTTTTCGTTATTTCTCCAAAGGCGCAGCCGTCCCACAAAACCCCGCACCCGCGTCAGCGCCAAAAACCCCTACCCCAACCAAGCCACCGCCCGCTTCCGCTCCGCCGTAGAAAACGCCGACAACTCAAGCCCGGGCGTAAGCAAATCCCCCAATTTCACGGTTGTCTTCAGCCAGGATTGGTTCCCAATCAGCGCAATCCGCTCCACGTTCTTGTAATTCTTGATGCCGCTTTTGATATCCTCAATCAACTGCTGACCGGAGAAGCCGGCGTCGACGACCTCCAGTAAAATGCGGGCCTGACCGTACATGCGCGCCTGGGCTTCGATGAGGAGATTGATGCGGTCATAATCCTGCGGCGTCATCTTGCCGATGATGGCGAGGCCGAGCACCTGGGGCTCACCGAGGTCGATCTCTTTGAGGCCCTGGGAAGGATCTTCCACCGGGTCCAGCCGCAACCAATCGTGGGCCAGTTCGCCTTCGGACAGGCGGAAAGTCTTCACGTCGATCCCCGGCGTCAACCACTCGAGGCCACCGGTAAGGGACGCCAGCCAGCCGTGGTCCGTAAGGATGGCGTACTTCTCGATCTTATCCCAAAGGTCCTTTTTCGTCTTGAGGGTGCTCCAGAAAGCCTGCAGGCTCTGGAATCCACCGACGGATTTGATGTTGCCGAGCAAGCGGATCTTCTGGTGGGTCAGCACCTTCGCCTCTACGGCCATGAGGAACTTTTCCATGCCGGCTTCGTCCACCTCACCGTCGAGGGTAAAACCAAGCATATTGGGCTGCGAGAGGGGGAAAACGGAGATCATAAGTTGTGCTTTAGCTACGGTGCAAGTAACGTTAATCGTCGCAGATTGGATGAATGCAGCTCCCAGCAATCGATGAACGTACGGATTGGTTGGACCAATACCACGGAAGAGCTAATCTTGGCGGGAAGTCCGCGAGTTTATGCTTGCCCCTGGGTTGTTTTCGCAAAGATTTTGTTGTCCTCCCCCTTTGGCGGCAAGTGCGGCTTAATAATGAGGCGCAGCGACTGGTTGTAGTTAATGTAATTCGTCACCCAATTCAGGAAAACGAAGACTTTATTCCGCGTCCCCAAAATCGCAAAGAGGTGGACGACCAGCCAGAGGAACCAGGCCACAAAACCGCCCAGGTGCAGCTCCGGTTTAGGGATGTCCACCACCGCTTTGGCCCGGCCGATGGTGGCCATGCTGCCCTTATCGTTGTAGGAAAACGGCTGTGGTTCCTTCCCCTCCCGCAAACGCAATTTGAAATTCTTGGCCAGGTTCGTCCCCATCTGGATGGCTACCTGGGCGACCTGAGGGTGGCCCTTCGGGAAGTCCTCCTCCTCCATGTAAGCGACGTCGCCAATGGCGTAGATATCCTCCGTACCCTGAACGCGGTGGAAGCGGTCGACGGCCAAGCGATTCCCGTAAGTCACGGCTCCTTCCGGGAGACCGGGGATGGGGTTCCCCTTGATGCCCGCCGCCCAGATCATCTTTTGGGCGGGGATGGTAGAACCATCCTTGAGGTGCACGAGCTTACCGTCAAAATCCGTCACCCGGCTGTTGAGAAGGACCTTGACGCCAAGATCCCGTAAATTCTTGAGGGCCCGGGCACTGCTCTCGTCGCTGAACCCCTTTAGAACGACGTCACCGGATTGGATGAGGTAGATATCCACCTCCGCTTCGACGTCCAATTCGGGATAATCCTTGGGTAGGACGTGGGTTTTCATCTCCGCCAGCGAACCGGCCAGCTCCACCCCGGTCGGGCCACCACCGACGATGACGATGTCGACGAGTTCCTGGCGTAGGTCGTACCCTGGCGTGGTGAGCGCGTCTTCGTAATCATCCAGGATGTGGTTGCGGATGTACAGGGCTTCCGAAACCGACTTCATCGGAATGGCGTGGCGGCGGATGTTCTCGTTGCCGAAGAAGTTTGTATCCGCCCCCGTAGCAATGATAAGGTGGTCGTAATTGCAGTGGCCGAGGGGCGTTTGCAGCATCTTTTTCTCCGCGTCGAGAGAGGTCACTTCGGTCACCCGGATGAAGATATTCTTCTGCCGTTGGAACAGTTTTCGGAAGGGAAAAACGATGCTACTCGGCTCTAAACCCGCCATGGCCACCTGGTAAAAAAGGGGCTGAAACTGGTGGTAATTGTTCTTGTCAATCAAAACCACCTGGTAATCCTGCCGGCTCAATTTGCGCGCCATTTGCAGTCCACCAAAGCCGCCACCAATGATGACGATGCGTTCCCGGTGGGATTCAGGGATGTTGATTTTGGTGGTTGGGTCCATACCTGAAGATAGGTCTTGGCCTGGCAAAAGGTTTAGGTAGGAACACTCATTTATCCGCGTAATTCAAGTAGGCGAAATAGCCGTTGAATCAAGTATCTATAAAACGTAGGGTAATTGTACGCCCAACCTGAATTGTGTGTTGCGTTTCAATGAGTTAGAGGGATGGCCCCGTTTTAGTCAGAAAAAAGGGTACTACCCAAATAAATGTGTAGTACCCTTCAATATCATAATTGCTAAAGCCTGTAGAGACACTAGTTACCCGCGGGCGGGCTTGCTTCTACAATCTTTAATTGAATGAGCTTCGTACCAAAGTTAACCGTTTCCGGGTAGGTACCGCTTTCTACAATGATGGTACGCGCCACGCCTTCCGGCACTGCAGCAACGGCTGCACTGATGGTAGAGTAGTAGCGCCCAGTTTCCATTACCAAGACGGGCCCGGAAGTAGTATTTGGCAGGGTCTGTGGTTGGTTACGGTCGATGGGTTCTCCTAGGTAAAGTTGGTAGTTGCCAAATTCGTCATCATCCTCACCGTGCACGACAATGTAGTAGGTGGTGCCCTCAGTAAAATCAAAACTGAGCTCAGAAAACTCTACGATTGAAAACACCTCCTCTACTCCGGCAATGCACGTCAAACTATTACAATCCGTACCCTCGTAAACGGTGAGTGCGGTGTAGTAATCCGTGAATTGATCGACCAGACTGGCAACGGCCGTCCCCGAGGTAGTTGGCTGAAAACGGTACCAGGCATCAGGGGCATCGTTATCGTCCGCGTCTTCACAATCGGTAAGGGCTGCGCTGGCCGTGGCTCCAAAGGTGCTACCCCTCACCGTTGAATTATAGGTAATGTCCGAGGCAGATGCGCAGTCATCATTCATGGGTACTTCTGCCCGATTTAGCGTCAGCTCGTAGTTTCCGCTTACATCCTCATCAAAGGGAATCACTACAAAGTAGTAAGTCACTCCCTGAGTCGCCGTGAAGTCGATTCTCGAGTAGTAGTTGTTACCGTAGTCGTCATTATCATCCTCGCAGGTTGGATTAGCGCAATCCCCGGAAAGCAAGATCAACTGAGTGTCGAAGGTAGTGTAGAGGCTATTGGTAGTGATGTTGTATTCCGCATTATCGGGCGCGGTAAAGGCGTACCAGTGGTCGTTACCCTCCCCCAGGTCATCACAGTCAATGTTCTCGGTTGGTGTAGCGGTAGCCGTACTGCCCCGGTAGCTTCCGGGGGTAATGACCGTAGCGCTAGCGCAGTCGTCATTCGTGGTGGGCGGATTTTGCTCCAGGGTAAAGACGAAGTTCCCGTAGCCGTCGGCAGCATCTGCGTGCAGGAGAATGGTGTATTTCGTTCCAGCAGTGGCATCCCATTCCGCGGTTGCGTCGTAATACTGCCCCCCATTGTAACTTCCACCATTGATGCAGGTGAGGTTTTCACAATCTCCGGAATAAACCGTTACCAGTTTTTCCAGTTGCCCAAATACCGACACGACTGTAGCTGAATAGCTGCCGCTTTCCGTAGGCGTAAATGTGTAGTAAATATCTGGCGAGTCACTCTCGTAAGCACTTCCGCAGGAGTCATAATCATCGGTGTGGGTACTCCCCTTCAGGGTGACGGAATAACTCCCTTCAGTAACTGCAATGGCACCCGAACAGTCATCATTCACTTGGTAGTCGAGGATCTCTACGCGGAGTTCAAATTCGTTCGGGGCGCTACCTCCGGCGACTTGGGCTACGTGGAGGTAGTAGTCATTACCCGCGGTCGCGTCCCACGCCAACAAGGTGTTATTGATGTAGTTAGGATCAAAACCAGAGTAGTCGAGTTCACAAGTCAGATTATCGCAATCAGGACCGGAAAAGAGGGAAAGTTGGTAGTCGTCCTCCTGCAAGTCCGTACCGATGAGGAAAATTAGCTGCTTGTCTGACGTAGGAGAAATCTTGTACCAAACTCCATCCTCATTGGGTAGCGAGACGCAATCCTGCAAAGCCTGATCAGAAGTGGCTCCAGTCAGGTCGCCCGTAATGACGGAGGTTTCGGTTAACACGATGGCCGCTGAGCAAGCGTCATTTGCCGGCGCTTGCGCTACGGCAAAAGCGGAAACGAGTAACCAGGTTACTCCCAATAATAAATATCTCATTGCAATTGATTTTTGACAGTAATTCAACCTAGAACTATGGGTGAGTTGAAGAACAAGTGTGTAGAAGCAAATACAAGGTACAACAAACTATCCTCCTCCAAAAAGTATCTCAGTTTTACCCATCTCATCTCATATCACTGTCCAGTATTGTGACTAGGACCAGCCAGCCGTCTCTATCTTCTCTGTCGCCTTAATCTCCTTTGCGCAACCAGCACGCAGTGCTATAAATGTAACGCCCCTTTTCCTTCTTTTCCTCCCTTGCCTTCTTGTCGAAAACGACCCACGTAGCGCCCCCCGCAAGTAATTATCGCAAAAAAGTTTAAGCAGATTAAGACGAATGAAATGTCTGGCCTGCCGCCTCTATCTTCTCTACCGCCTTAGTCTTCTCTGCGCAACCAGCGCGAAGCGCTATAAATGCAACACTCCTTTCCCCTCTTTTCCTCCTTTACCCCCTTGTCGAAAACACCCCCCAACACCCAACACCCACCATCCAAAAATTTCCGTAATTTGATTCCCCAATCAGCCAAGCATCATGCCAAAGAAATCCAACCAACGTTCCAGAAGAACCTTCCTGAAAACCGCCACCACCACCGCCGCCGCCTTCATGATCGTCCCCCGCCACGTCCTCGGCGGAAAGGGCTACGTAGCGCCGAGTGATACGGTCAACATTGCCGCCATCGGCTCCGGAGGAAAAGGAAAGGGTACCATCAACAACCTCCGCACCAAGGGGACAAACGTCAACTTTGTCGCTCTCTGTGACGTCGACGATCGCATGGCCGCCGACGCCCGGGAATGGTACCCCAACGCCAGCTACCACCGCGACTTCCGCAAGATGCTCGACGAGCGGGGGAAGGACATCGACGCCGTCATCATCTCTACGCCGGACCACACCCACGCCATCGCCGGCTTGGCCGCCATGGCGTTGGGGAAACACGTCTACATTGAAAAGCCGCTCGCCCACTCCATCGCCGAGGCCCGCGCCCTGACGGAAATGGCGCTCGCCAACCCCCAGCTCGTTACGCAAATGGGTAACCAGGGCGCCAGCGGGGAAGGCATCCGCCGCACCCAGGAAATGTACGAGGCCGGGTTGATCGGCGACGTCCACACTATTCGCGCCTTCACCAACCGGCCGGTTTGGCCCCAGGGTGGGAAATTACCCGTCGGCTCCACGCCCATCCCCAAGGAAATGGACTGGAACCTTTGGCTTGGCCCCGCCGCCATGCGGCCCCACCACGAGGATTACTATCCCTTCGCCTGGCGGGGATACTGGGACTTCGGCACCGGCGCCCTCGGCGATATGGGTTGCCACATCATCGATACGCCCTTCTACATCCTGGAGCTCGGGTACCCGGACTCCGCCGAAGCCAGCGTCGCCCAGTACTACTCCCAGAACTGGACGCCCGACTACAACCCCCACACCGCCCCGATGGCGGAAAAGATCATCATGAAGTTCCCCGCCCGCGGGAAATCCATCGAAGGCAACGGGCCAAAACCTCCCGTCAAACTGATCTGGACGGACGGCGGCATCCTCCCCGAACGGCCCGAAGAACTGGCCTCCGACGAAGCCATGGGCAGCGGCGGTGGCGGCATCATCCTCGAAGGCACCAAGGGTAAATTGATGACGGATACCTACGGCGATAACTCCCGCCTACTGCCCCTATCGCTCAACGAAGACCTCGAGGTAGCCAAAACCCTCCCCCGCGTGGAAACCTTCCACGAGCAGGACTGGATCAACGGCATCCTCCAGGGTTACCAACCGAGCTCCCACCTCGGCAAGGCGGGGCCGCTCACGGAAACCATTCTCATGGGCAACCTGGCGGTCCGGG encodes:
- a CDS encoding PadR family transcriptional regulator; this encodes MANKQLVAASTKPLVLSILSHGRNYGYRIIKEIERLSDGELQWTDAMLYPVMKRMQNDGLITAQWVETENGRKRKYYEITEAGKEWLQQERSAWLKVNRALARLWAGGQDLELTVG
- a CDS encoding ABC transporter permease, whose product is MDFNLEQALREWRRQIVATQAPEVEDLMELESGLLDRYDENLINGLTPADAFAAAAGRVSQFDAEATPQLVHGGPNWSLFGNFFKVASRNLRRRWWYNLTNYFVLTVGIITAVVAVLYLNYETSYDTHLPEGDRKYRVGMNLRAQGYSMIGFASYNGTDAAGQLRQVDGLRNIAGVDAVAQFITFPDAQLATLADRKLPLENLLQTNTPADFLTYFNVPVIAGAVGEFTNHINTVLLTESTAKRYYGSSYATTDFTKEVLRIDTINYAVAGIIADPAPRLHFSYSAIIHQPKLDYWGGRPYVELAPGTDAKEVRKRIDANFASINTRLAEDELFGGVILQPITSIHLGSDLLYELKPPGDVRYLYIIGIIAVIILLLTVSNYTNLSIIMNAGRAREIGMRKVFGASGGQVAGQFLLEATLLSTLTLPVVLLGLWYLIPRFNLLMGVELSRDFVSSPALIITLLGLTLTIGLLAGAYPAFNLARTQVQGLFGRGSAGEARGRLTSRKVIVTLQFALLIGLGSLTLFVNRQLTYIQDKDLGYRKENVMYVSLNADSSRFATFRNEVLRIPGVTEVGSGTPMGLEPFNQTTYKLSGTDQVYDDAHNVYMDYRGLGQMNIRTSIPEYISDPDQAPNRLVLINRTMADRLKNRFGLTDAELVGQTIIQEPEYINEETGEVGFPYVVGGTFEDLHLFSLRESIDPMFLSVYREPRYVYTAFIGYEGSAREAVASAVKDRYDELGLNRYFTASFLEDDLMKLYQDERRISTLCNYFSLLAIIMAIIGLVAMTAYLTTLRQKEIGVRKILGASNWHILGKFNLEYLPLLLVALVLAVPLTWWGVTRWLEGFAYRISVNPAIFIAAAILVALVSALAISLVAYRAAVAVPARVLSHGE
- a CDS encoding STAS/SEC14 domain-containing protein; its protein translation is MISVFPLSQPNMLGFTLDGEVDEAGMEKFLMAVEAKVLTHQKIRLLGNIKSVGGFQSLQAFWSTLKTKKDLWDKIEKYAILTDHGWLASLTGGLEWLTPGIDVKTFRLSEGELAHDWLRLDPVEDPSQGLKEIDLGEPQVLGLAIIGKMTPQDYDRINLLIEAQARMYGQARILLEVVDAGFSGQQLIEDIKSGIKNYKNVERIALIGNQSWLKTTVKLGDLLTPGLELSAFSTAERKRAVAWLG
- a CDS encoding NAD(P)/FAD-dependent oxidoreductase, with protein sequence MDPTTKINIPESHRERIVIIGGGFGGLQMARKLSRQDYQVVLIDKNNYHQFQPLFYQVAMAGLEPSSIVFPFRKLFQRQKNIFIRVTEVTSLDAEKKMLQTPLGHCNYDHLIIATGADTNFFGNENIRRHAIPMKSVSEALYIRNHILDDYEDALTTPGYDLRQELVDIVIVGGGPTGVELAGSLAEMKTHVLPKDYPELDVEAEVDIYLIQSGDVVLKGFSDESSARALKNLRDLGVKVLLNSRVTDFDGKLVHLKDGSTIPAQKMIWAAGIKGNPIPGLPEGAVTYGNRLAVDRFHRVQGTEDIYAIGDVAYMEEEDFPKGHPQVAQVAIQMGTNLAKNFKLRLREGKEPQPFSYNDKGSMATIGRAKAVVDIPKPELHLGGFVAWFLWLVVHLFAILGTRNKVFVFLNWVTNYINYNQSLRLIIKPHLPPKGEDNKIFAKTTQGQA
- a CDS encoding PPC domain-containing protein: MRYLLLGVTWLLVSAFAVAQAPANDACSAAIVLTETSVITGDLTGATSDQALQDCVSLPNEDGVWYKISPTSDKQLIFLIGTDLQEDDYQLSLFSGPDCDNLTCELDYSGFDPNYINNTLLAWDATAGNDYYLHVAQVAGGSAPNEFELRVEILDYQVNDDCSGAIAVTEGSYSVTLKGSTHTDDYDSCGSAYESDSPDIYYTFTPTESGSYSATVVSVFGQLEKLVTVYSGDCENLTCINGGSYNGGQYYDATAEWDATAGTKYTILLHADAADGYGNFVFTLEQNPPTTNDDCASATVITPGSYRGSTATATPTENIDCDDLGEGNDHWYAFTAPDNAEYNITTNSLYTTFDTQLILLSGDCANPTCEDDNDDYGNNYYSRIDFTATQGVTYYFVVIPFDEDVSGNYELTLNRAEVPMNDDCASASDITYNSTVRGSTFGATASAALTDCEDADDNDAPDAWYRFQPTTSGTAVASLVDQFTDYYTALTVYEGTDCNSLTCIAGVEEVFSIVEFSELSFDFTEGTTYYIVVHGEDDDEFGNYQLYLGEPIDRNQPQTLPNTTSGPVLVMETGRYYSTISAAVAAVPEGVARTIIVESGTYPETVNFGTKLIQLKIVEASPPAGN
- a CDS encoding Gfo/Idh/MocA family protein; its protein translation is MPKKSNQRSRRTFLKTATTTAAAFMIVPRHVLGGKGYVAPSDTVNIAAIGSGGKGKGTINNLRTKGTNVNFVALCDVDDRMAADAREWYPNASYHRDFRKMLDERGKDIDAVIISTPDHTHAIAGLAAMALGKHVYIEKPLAHSIAEARALTEMALANPQLVTQMGNQGASGEGIRRTQEMYEAGLIGDVHTIRAFTNRPVWPQGGKLPVGSTPIPKEMDWNLWLGPAAMRPHHEDYYPFAWRGYWDFGTGALGDMGCHIIDTPFYILELGYPDSAEASVAQYYSQNWTPDYNPHTAPMAEKIIMKFPARGKSIEGNGPKPPVKLIWTDGGILPERPEELASDEAMGSGGGGIILEGTKGKLMTDTYGDNSRLLPLSLNEDLEVAKTLPRVETFHEQDWINGILQGYQPSSHLGKAGPLTETILMGNLAVRGYNHRFPDPKSTKEDAYTVPGRTRLEWDGPNMKVTNVDEMNYFVQNQKVREF